AAGAACACAAATTGAAAATTGTGTATATAATGTGACAATTTTTTTGAATCATGAAGCCAtaaaaaagggtaaaaatggGAAGGGGGAGGGCATATTGCAATAGCCTGTACAATGCAAAGTATTTTTACCTGTTCAAGTGTTTCCCGTTGTCCATGCAATAATGCAGCACTGAAACAAGGACAGATAAGGAGAAATGATCAGCAACTAAATGGTGCAAAATCTGACAAGGAAATCTTATTATTTTCCACAGCAGTGACAAGGATACATACGGAATTATACATGATGCAACAGAACTAGTTTGAGAGAGCTGCCACTGTCGATATCTGCGAATCTGAACGTTCACTATGTCCCCATCAGCAATAGACTCAGCAGCTCGGGCAATCAGGTTCATGCGTTTTATACCACTGTCATCTTCACCGGCCGAGCTTGGtctataattaatataattttccTGCCATATATAATGCCAAAAAGAAAACCCACTTTTAATATTCACCAAGTCTACAGCATTAAAGGCAATCAGATCCAGCTACCCAGCAGTAAAAGTAAAATTTCTACCTGAAATGAAATCAACAAAGCCTATTTtttctgttcaaaaaaaaaaagcctatTTTTGAACTTCCAGATAATTACGCATAAAAGAAAATTTCTCACTATCATCAATCTCAAAATATAATTACATTAACAAACATGCAGGCACAAATAAAATTGTGAAAACTTTGTAAAGCAAATTCATGAATAAGAAGACTACCATCCAGCAGGTTTCACTTATATTTAGAATATGGACAATTCTAACCTACAATTAACATGTTAATCATTTAATTGGTATTAgtactattttaattttaactgAACTTGAAGTTTAATCAGCCATTCCATGGTTTCTGTTAAGTTGTTAACCAGTTATGTGGTTAGCACAAACATGTATggctaaattaattaaaaaatgagaaACCAAATCTGGAAAATCAAAGTTGAAAAAGGTTGATGCAAGAAGTGGTATAAAGAAATTCAAAATCACTACCAAATTCCATCATACTATAGGCCCTCAAAGATATCAATGCAAAACAAAATGAATAATAGAAAACTGGAAATGATTTCACAAACCTGGATAAGAAGAGGGACAAGATCAGGATCACTCATGCTAAGATCAATTCTCTCATCCATTCTCAACCTTCCAGCATTAAAACCAAAAAGCCTACAAGATAATAGAAGTAATCAAGACATTTAATTCAGTCAACAACCTTCGGGACTGTTCATGCTTCATTTCAAAGAATGAATTTATTGTCATGCAAGAGCCCACATAAAACAGATAAAATGACATTAAATTCAAAGATGTACAAGTTATCATAAACCTTATATTCACACTTATATCTCGAAGCAAACCAGTGAAGTAACACAATAGATAGAAATTACCAATCAATCGTTTAAATGAAATTTGGGATCATCAACATTTTATAActgaaaatataattattcCAAGGTGGCATAACCCAGAATGACAACTATTGACTGGAACAAAAGAATGGCTGAGAGATCAACAATTTGTATAAAAAATAATCTTTTATGGAATGAAACTATTTTGCTACTAGTTTTTAATCTTTAAGGTATGAAATATCAATCCATATAACATAAAGATTTTTTTTGCCACCATTAAGATACAGTATAcaacttaaaaattaaaacaatataAGCTAAACAAGCAAGTAGAATAGTCTTTGATAGTAAAAGCATGGTTTAAGTGTAGCCCCTAAGATAATGTGAATATCATACTTATCAACAGCTGTGAATGGTGAAATGTCTTCATCCTTCGCATTGTTAAGTAAGCGCTTCCTAATATCATCGTAGTTGATAACTGACATGGAGAGGCTCATATAGTGTAGCTGGTTTAGTGCCATGCGCATATCTCCATTAACTCTTTCTGCTAGTTCCTCAAGAGCAATCTTAAACGATCGTGGTAATCAGTTCAAGAAAATAGGATAGTcaatatatttgaaaaaaaaattaatattttgtgAGACATATCAATAATTCAAATTCAATGTAACTCAGAATCCTCAAAACCCAgacaaataaaatatattaaaaatatccACGAAACAAGATAGAACAATGTTAGCAGAAATTACCTCATTAACTTGAAGCCCTTCAGCCTTTGCAACATCCATCAATCTCTTTGCCATCTGGCATAAATTAAAGAACTTAGCTTCAGATGAAAATAAAGCAACAAAAGGACCTAACCTAATTACCTAAATAATGATGTTATCTCAATGAAAAAGAGAAACAATAACTTTTTCAGTCAGTGATAAGCACAGAAAAAAGACCTGTTGCTTTGTAGGCTTCCGAAAACTAAGAAGCAAACAGTAGTTCACAAGGCTTTTCAGTTTCTGGCTGTAACGGTCATTGCAAATGCAAATAATAGGAACTTTTGACATCTTGATGCTGGCAATGAGATCAGCAACACCACCCCTATCACCAGCTGACATCCCATCAACCTCATCCATAATAAGCACAGTTTTGGAAAGCTTTGACCTGAAACTTAGAATTAGACTTAATAAGGTGTATCCTATGGACTCACAAATTACATGTTATGATAATGAAAGACCAACCGATCCATATTAATGCCGAGAGCCTCATTGGTTACAAGTTCCTTCATAGTATTTGCATTGCTTCCACTAATTCCTTTTTCAATTTTGCCATCAGCTTTTCCACGGCTATCACTAGCATTCACCTTCAACGCATAGACGGACATGTAAGAAAAATCAGAAGATGAAACACCTTTGCCACATAATCATACATAAATTGAACAATAAGTTGGCACCTCTATGGCCTGGAAACCAAGCTCCTGACAGACCAACTTTGCTGAAGTTGTTTTTCCTATACCAGGGGTTCCACTTAACAAAACAGCTTTTTTGGCACCCGAATCACTTTGCTTTTTTCCATGTTTTTTGTTACCAGAAACCGAAAATTGCTCATGCCAAGCTTTTAACCAATTTCGAAGTTGAGACACCTACATACCAtatttaagaaaatgaaaaactaatatacaaatcCAAAGGTATACACAATCAAAAATTATAATCACCAAGATATAGTAACAAAGACTAGTTATAATACAAGTGACTGATTCCCTATGATATCCTTTGGATCTCTAGGCCGATATTTCTCTGTCCACGTCAAAGAATACTGAGTAGCAGTTGCTGTCTTCAGCTTGAATTGGTTGGAAGGTGAGCGTGAAGACAAAGAGACTGCATTTGTTGATAAAGCAATGCAACTCAGAACATATATGAATGAACACACTTAGATAAAAACTTAGCTCTAAGAGCTGCTGGTAAATAATCAAGAGAAAAAATGTAATCAAAAGCACAACCCAAGCAATATAAAACCATAAAATCGAGGCATATGTTTATTAAGCTTACCCTTTGCTTCAGCTTTTGGGGCACTTTTTGTCTGGGGTGCTACTGCAACAGCCTTATTCAGAGGTTTCTTGCATTCTTCTTGTGAGGTAGCTTTTGAAGGTTTTGATGCACGAATCATATCAAACAACCCATCCTCTGTGAGGAATTTTGTTCTATATAGAGAAAAGTAGGAAAGATAAGTGATAGCCAtgtgaaaaaaatttaaatacctTGAATAGTATAAATATAAGAATGCTAACCCTAGCTCTTTAGCTTTTTCGGACTTCCGTCCCCCAATATCTTCATCACATAACAAATAATTCTGCAAACAAAGTATGTCCAGTCACACACTGATCGTGCAAATTCAATGGCAATTGAATAAAAAGCATTGTGTGTAACCGTTTTCTTGCTGACTGATCCAGTGACACGGCCACCATGGCGTTTAACCaaatcttctgcttcttctcgTTCCAAACTGTTAATACAcaaaagtaaaaatataagAACAGAATAAAGTGAAACATGACATGTAATCATTATGATCCACAGACTCTATACTGAAAGAGCAAACAAAAACGGGAAAAAAATAGTAGAGAAAAGAGGAATGGGAGATGAGGAAGCAATAAACTGTAAACCGAGTTCTGCCTCATGTAAGTCcagaaaaatatgtgaaatatGTGTAAAATGTAGAATGAAATACCTGTCCAGTGTTCCGCTGATTACGAAAGTTAAACCAGCTAAACAGTCAGGAGCACCTTCAGGGACTTCCTGACACATAAAAGAAGTCTCAATGTATTGACAAAAGACAATATTTTCAAAGGATAGATCCAGATACTTGATAACTTTGAACCTTTTCTCCCTTGTGTGGAGGATcttttctttctccaaaattcATGAATCCACCCCTACCACCACCCCCTCTACCTCTCCCACCAGCTGCTTGTGCTGATGCTCCTCTTCCACCACGACCCCTTCCGCCAGATTTAGCAGGAGTGGCAGCTTCTttcccatcatcttcatcatcttcttccaaaTCCGCAGATTTCTTGGGGACCCCCCTACCCGATCCACTCTTCAATTTCTTTGTTGGCGTGGAATCAGCTACCTTCTTCTTACCAGCCACCAAGACACAGTCATCATCTCCCTCATCCTCATCAGCTTTGTGAATTTTCTTCAAAGGACGAGACTCCGGTAACTCCTCGCAGTCCTTCCCATTCTTTCTCTTAGCAGGGAGCTCCTGGGTTTCTTTCTCATCTTTCGGCTTTTGTTTAtctttattaaaatatttgCTAGTTATCTTTCTCCCTGAACTTCCTTGACCTTCCGGCACCTGCAAATACACAACTTCCTTTTAACTTTCCAATCAAAAGAGATTCTCAAACATTGAAATAAAAACCTAACTAGCCTCGAATCGCAATCTTTAACAAGAATCCACTCTTCAATGACTTAGCCAAACTATCGAAAAATCGACACTTCAAGTCAGAAAAACAAACTCACATGGTCACCAATTTACCAACCAATGACTTAAGTGACAATTTCCTATAATCCATTATTGTTACAACTACACTCAAACAAACCCTAAAAAACATTTTGGCTCAGTGTGAAATATAGACATGCATGTCATCAGAAAAACAATGCAAGAATCGAAATTTCTCGCATTCTACACATTTAATTTGCTTTTTATTCATGACCCATTTTCCAATTAAACCATTGAATTCAGAAACTGAATCTACTCTCTAACTTCACCCACTGGCACATTGCATGAAAAATgtagataaaaacaaaaacactgaCCGTTTTGTCCGGGTCGGGTTTGACCGCAGAAGAAGGCTTGGGTGGATTGGAAGGTTTGGGAGCAGCGGCATTGTTTGCCTTTTCATGTGATTTCATGAACCACTTTCGTATGTCACTCTGTAAATTCGGAATTTCAAGAAGAAAGTTAGATACGGAATTTGAAAGCGTTAatc
This portion of the Lotus japonicus ecotype B-129 chromosome 3, LjGifu_v1.2 genome encodes:
- the LOC130747068 gene encoding replication factor C subunit 1, translated to MSDIRKWFMKSHEKANNAAAPKPSNPPKPSSAVKPDPDKTVPEGQGSSGRKITSKYFNKDKQKPKDEKETQELPAKRKNGKDCEELPESRPLKKIHKADEDEGDDDCVLVAGKKKVADSTPTKKLKSGSGRGVPKKSADLEEDDEDDGKEAATPAKSGGRGRGGRGASAQAAGGRGRGGGGRGGFMNFGERKDPPHKGEKEVPEGAPDCLAGLTFVISGTLDSLEREEAEDLVKRHGGRVTGSVSKKTNYLLCDEDIGGRKSEKAKELGTKFLTEDGLFDMIRASKPSKATSQEECKKPLNKAVAVAPQTKSAPKAEAKVSLSSRSPSNQFKLKTATATQYSLTWTEKYRPRDPKDIIGNQSLVSQLRNWLKAWHEQFSVSGNKKHGKKQSDSGAKKAVLLSGTPGIGKTTSAKLVCQELGFQAIEVNASDSRGKADGKIEKGISGSNANTMKELVTNEALGINMDRSKLSKTVLIMDEVDGMSAGDRGGVADLIASIKMSKVPIICICNDRYSQKLKSLVNYCLLLSFRKPTKQQMAKRLMDVAKAEGLQVNEIALEELAERVNGDMRMALNQLHYMSLSMSVINYDDIRKRLLNNAKDEDISPFTAVDKLFGFNAGRLRMDERIDLSMSDPDLVPLLIQENYINYRPSSAGEDDSGIKRMNLIARAAESIADGDIVNVQIRRYRQWQLSQTSSVASCIIPAALLHGQRETLEQGERNFNRFGGWLGKNSTMGKNMRLLDDLHVHILASRESSSGRDTIRLEYLTLFLKQLVEPLRVLPKAEAVQKVVDFMNTYSISQEDFDTIIELSKFKGHPNPLDGIQAAVKSALTKAYKEQSKSRMVRAADLVTLPGIKKAPKKRIAAILEPNDEAEQVDGDTLDESEEENTSDTEDLGTTTGEKLQSELQSLNSKATQVQLELKGTEKSSSNKTSGGRGRGRGASASAQKDAPASRAAAKRKR